In uncultured Cohaesibacter sp., a genomic segment contains:
- a CDS encoding ABC transporter ATP-binding protein, with translation MKKALELIDLNVWFGEGAERVDAVKSVSVSVRQGDSFGLVGESGSGKSTVLRAITGLVPYWNGTILVDQKELGEKRDKHFYKTVQMVFQDPYASLHPRHTVDRVLSETLQLHGFKDIDSKIPKLLDDVGLGASFRFRYPHQLSGGQRQRVAIARALAPEPKILLLDEPTSALDVSVQAEILNLLCELRAEHNLTYVMVSHDLAVVGHMCDNVAVMQHGELVEMMTVDKMRNQQADHPYSRHLLESSARYRT, from the coding sequence ATGAAGAAAGCACTGGAACTGATTGATCTCAATGTCTGGTTTGGTGAGGGAGCGGAGCGCGTCGACGCGGTCAAGTCCGTGTCCGTTTCCGTCAGGCAGGGAGACAGCTTTGGACTGGTCGGCGAGAGCGGATCGGGCAAGTCTACCGTTCTGCGTGCGATCACCGGTCTTGTGCCCTATTGGAATGGCACCATCCTTGTCGACCAGAAAGAACTGGGCGAAAAGCGCGACAAACACTTCTACAAGACCGTCCAGATGGTCTTTCAGGACCCTTACGCATCGCTCCACCCCCGACACACGGTTGATCGGGTGCTGAGCGAAACCCTGCAACTGCACGGGTTCAAGGATATCGACAGCAAGATTCCAAAGCTTCTGGATGATGTCGGGCTGGGAGCCAGCTTCCGCTTCCGCTACCCCCACCAGCTCTCGGGCGGACAGCGCCAGCGTGTCGCCATCGCCCGTGCCCTGGCGCCTGAGCCAAAGATCTTGCTGCTGGACGAGCCGACCTCAGCGCTCGATGTGTCTGTTCAGGCAGAAATTCTCAATCTTTTGTGCGAGTTGCGTGCAGAACATAATCTGACTTACGTGATGGTGTCGCACGATCTTGCCGTTGTCGGCCATATGTGTGACAACGTCGCGGTCATGCAGCACGGCGAGCTGGTCGAGATGATGACCGTTGACAAGATGCGCAACCAGCAGGCAGATCATCCCTATTCACGCCACCTGCTTGAAAGCAGCGCCCGCTATCGCACATGA
- a CDS encoding Lrp/AsnC family transcriptional regulator, which translates to MSIDRTDRRILALLSKNARMTNKELAYEVGLAASSVHERLKRLQESDLVAGAHANIRLEHIGLSLKALLFIQMVEHKKTDLDQFLREVLMIPEVLAGWMISGRFDAVVEVVTKDTTHLHRLVVEQFSSRKEIGRIETSIVFESVLRNDLSETLDLIDEEKSATV; encoded by the coding sequence ATGAGTATTGACCGAACGGATCGACGGATTTTGGCACTTCTGTCGAAGAATGCGCGGATGACCAATAAAGAGCTCGCCTATGAAGTTGGCTTGGCAGCATCAAGTGTCCACGAGCGGCTGAAGCGACTTCAGGAAAGCGATTTGGTAGCCGGAGCGCATGCAAACATTCGCTTGGAGCATATCGGACTGTCCCTGAAAGCGTTGTTGTTCATTCAGATGGTGGAGCACAAAAAGACTGATCTAGATCAGTTCCTCAGGGAAGTCTTGATGATCCCAGAGGTTCTCGCTGGATGGATGATCAGTGGCCGATTTGATGCGGTCGTGGAGGTTGTCACCAAAGATACCACCCATCTGCATAGGCTGGTGGTTGAACAGTTTTCATCACGAAAAGAGATTGGCCGCATCGAAACATCTATTGTCTTTGAAAGCGTCTTGCGGAACGATCTCTCAGAAACTCTTGATCTAATTGACGAAGAGAAAAGCGCAACTGTCTGA
- the folB gene encoding dihydroneopterin aldolase, translating into MDRIILRDLAFFAYHGVYQEEATLGQRFYFDLDCYLDLRPAGKSDDEALTVRYDHVAKRVETIVQNQRFKLIEALAETVAKDLLDHFDRLQKVRVKVRKPEAPIPAIIKDIAVEIFRDREDYA; encoded by the coding sequence ATGGATCGCATCATCCTTCGAGATCTCGCCTTCTTTGCCTATCACGGCGTTTACCAGGAGGAAGCAACCCTGGGCCAACGCTTCTATTTCGACCTTGACTGCTATCTCGATCTGCGCCCTGCTGGCAAAAGTGACGATGAAGCCCTGACCGTGCGCTACGACCATGTCGCCAAGCGGGTGGAAACCATCGTTCAGAACCAGCGGTTCAAGTTGATCGAAGCCCTCGCCGAAACCGTTGCCAAAGACCTGCTCGACCATTTCGACAGACTGCAGAAAGTCCGCGTGAAAGTTCGCAAGCCGGAAGCCCCCATTCCAGCCATCATCAAAGACATCGCTGTGGAAATATTCAGAGACCGCGAGGATTATGCATGA
- the lipB gene encoding lipoyl(octanoyl) transferase LipB, whose translation MLSSSPEPVEWLISDRLIPYTEAMVFMENRIAAIAEGKARECVWLLEHPPLYTAGTSANPADLVAPDRFDVFTTGRGGQYTYHGPGQRVAYVMLDLKRRKQDVRLFVQCLESWIINTLAEHNIKGERRKDRVGVWVSRPEKGAGVEDKIAAIGIRVRKWVTFHGISLNIEPDLEHYSGIVPCGIAQHGVTSFVDLGYPIAMSDVDMTLRSTFEPLFGPTA comes from the coding sequence ATGCTATCAAGCAGCCCCGAGCCGGTCGAGTGGCTGATTTCGGATCGGCTGATTCCCTACACCGAAGCGATGGTGTTCATGGAAAACCGCATCGCTGCCATCGCCGAGGGCAAGGCACGGGAATGCGTCTGGTTGCTGGAACACCCGCCGCTCTATACTGCCGGAACCAGCGCCAATCCTGCCGATCTGGTCGCGCCGGACCGCTTCGATGTCTTCACAACCGGTCGTGGCGGCCAATATACCTATCACGGACCGGGGCAGCGCGTCGCCTATGTCATGCTCGACCTCAAGCGCCGCAAGCAGGATGTTCGCCTGTTTGTCCAGTGTCTGGAAAGCTGGATCATCAACACGCTTGCCGAGCACAACATCAAGGGCGAGCGCCGCAAGGACCGCGTCGGGGTCTGGGTGTCCCGTCCAGAAAAGGGAGCCGGGGTAGAAGACAAGATCGCCGCCATTGGCATCCGCGTCCGCAAATGGGTCACCTTCCACGGCATCAGCCTCAACATCGAGCCTGATCTGGAGCATTACAGCGGAATCGTTCCCTGTGGCATCGCCCAGCATGGTGTCACCAGCTTTGTTGATCTGGGCTACCCGATTGCCATGTCCGATGTCGACATGACCTTGCGTTCGACATTCGAGCCGCTATTTGGACCAACAGCTTAG
- a CDS encoding acetyl/propionyl/methylcrotonyl-CoA carboxylase subunit alpha, with protein MFEKILVANRGEIACRVIKSARKMGIKTVAVYSDADEDSMHVQMADEAVHLGPPPATQSYLLGDKIIEACKMTGAQAVHPGYGFLSENAAFCKALAAAGIEFIGPPATAIEAMGDKIESKKFALDAKVSTVPGHMDIIEDADEAVRISGEIGYPVMIKASAGGGGKGMRIAWNDAEAREGFERARSEARSSFGDDRCFIEKFVVGPRHIEIQVLADKHGNAIYLNERECSIQRRNQKVIEEAPSSFLDPATRKAMGEQAVALAKAVGYHSAGTVEFIVDKHRNFYFLEMNTRLQVEHPVTELITGVDLVEQMIHIANGEKLTLTQADVQINGWAIESRIYAEDPFRNFLPSIGRLVDYRPPMEGCADGLTIRNDTGVEAGSEIAMFYDPMIAKLCTHGPDRKSAIDHMSRALDAFIIDGIEHNIPFLTALMEHPRWRAGDITTGFIAEEYPDGFEGGHWDEETDLALACVATSMELVVHDRLHRFKDRRKLETMPMHEHWTAAFDKNKRFAIRYLSGNPTTPIDMDLALPDGRVVPVLSDWAPGWKLWCGEVDGREMIVQVRRGLNSYILTHKGVKQEVKVMRPHVAELEALLPKRIPPDTSNLLLCPMPGLVVSISVKEGQIVQAGEALATVEAMKMENVLRAERDLVVEEILVSEGDSLAVDTVMMRFVSKASSAA; from the coding sequence ATGTTTGAAAAAATCTTAGTTGCGAACCGTGGTGAAATTGCTTGCCGGGTGATCAAGTCGGCCCGCAAGATGGGCATCAAGACCGTTGCCGTCTATTCCGACGCGGACGAAGATTCGATGCATGTACAGATGGCGGATGAGGCGGTGCATCTGGGGCCACCGCCAGCCACCCAGTCCTATCTGCTTGGCGACAAGATCATCGAGGCCTGCAAAATGACCGGCGCACAGGCGGTGCATCCGGGATATGGCTTCCTGTCGGAAAATGCCGCCTTCTGCAAGGCGCTGGCCGCCGCCGGGATCGAATTCATCGGGCCACCGGCAACCGCCATCGAGGCAATGGGCGACAAGATCGAATCAAAGAAATTTGCACTGGATGCCAAGGTTTCGACCGTGCCCGGTCACATGGACATCATCGAGGACGCCGATGAGGCCGTTCGCATCTCTGGCGAGATCGGCTATCCGGTGATGATCAAGGCCTCTGCCGGAGGCGGTGGCAAGGGCATGCGCATTGCCTGGAACGATGCCGAGGCGCGGGAAGGCTTCGAACGTGCCCGGTCTGAGGCCCGGTCCTCCTTTGGCGATGACCGCTGCTTTATCGAGAAATTCGTCGTCGGTCCGCGTCATATTGAAATTCAGGTTTTGGCCGACAAGCATGGCAACGCCATCTATCTCAATGAGCGGGAATGCTCCATCCAGCGGCGAAACCAGAAAGTGATTGAAGAGGCGCCGTCCTCCTTCCTTGATCCGGCAACCCGCAAGGCGATGGGCGAGCAGGCTGTCGCCCTTGCCAAGGCGGTGGGCTATCACTCCGCTGGTACGGTGGAATTCATCGTCGACAAGCACCGGAATTTCTATTTCCTTGAAATGAACACGCGCCTGCAGGTGGAGCATCCGGTGACCGAGCTGATCACCGGTGTCGATCTCGTCGAGCAGATGATTCACATCGCCAATGGTGAAAAGCTGACGCTGACGCAGGCTGATGTCCAAATCAACGGCTGGGCTATCGAGTCGCGCATCTATGCCGAGGATCCGTTCCGCAATTTTCTGCCGTCCATCGGTCGACTGGTCGACTACCGGCCGCCCATGGAGGGATGTGCCGACGGGTTGACGATCCGCAATGACACGGGCGTTGAGGCGGGTTCGGAAATCGCCATGTTCTACGACCCGATGATCGCCAAGCTTTGCACCCATGGTCCGGACCGGAAATCGGCAATCGACCATATGTCCCGCGCACTTGATGCCTTCATCATTGATGGCATCGAGCACAACATTCCTTTCCTGACCGCCCTGATGGAACATCCCAGATGGCGGGCAGGGGACATCACCACCGGCTTCATTGCCGAAGAATATCCCGATGGTTTCGAGGGCGGACACTGGGACGAGGAGACGGACCTGGCGCTAGCCTGCGTAGCGACCTCAATGGAGCTGGTTGTGCACGATCGGCTGCATCGCTTCAAGGACAGGCGCAAGCTGGAAACCATGCCGATGCACGAGCACTGGACGGCGGCTTTCGACAAGAACAAGCGGTTCGCCATTCGCTATCTCAGCGGCAACCCGACAACGCCGATCGACATGGACCTTGCGTTGCCTGATGGGCGTGTGGTGCCCGTGCTTTCCGACTGGGCGCCGGGCTGGAAGCTCTGGTGTGGTGAAGTGGATGGTCGTGAGATGATCGTGCAGGTGCGCAGGGGGCTCAACTCCTACATCCTGACCCACAAGGGCGTGAAGCAGGAAGTCAAGGTCATGCGGCCCCATGTGGCAGAGCTGGAAGCGCTTCTACCCAAGCGCATTCCTCCTGATACCTCAAACCTGCTGTTGTGTCCGATGCCAGGGCTGGTGGTGTCGATTTCCGTCAAGGAAGGGCAGATTGTTCAGGCCGGGGAGGCGCTCGCTACCGTAGAAGCGATGAAGATGGAGAATGTTCTCCGCGCCGAGCGGGACCTTGTGGTCGAGGAAATTCTGGTCAGCGAAGGTGACAGTCTTGCCGTCGATACTGTGATGATGCGATTCGTCAGCAAGGCAAGCAGCGCTGCCTGA
- a CDS encoding LysR family transcriptional regulator — protein sequence MTMIDLNTLSYFTSAFETGTFSQAARVNGVSQPTVSAAIQKLEDRLGTPLFRRAKTGLKPLPLAARLYHDVIDSVTHLATLEARLLDEPTQTVRIYCAPDMLMRHLAPDLSSLRRRFKSLQFTFTDDPRASDLAYVSDACIPETHSFIPLTEEPFKVAVARHHPLAASREVRIEDLRTQPLIHRPYCPHADRMELAPSMVASVAQATNDQQLLDLIAAGLGVAFVPASHGDARDDIELLTLSGADAGVRRTGISHRKSAYAAELATLLTKTKRHMDKP from the coding sequence ATGACTATGATAGATCTAAACACCCTCAGCTATTTCACCAGCGCTTTCGAGACTGGCACATTCAGTCAGGCCGCCCGCGTGAACGGTGTCAGTCAGCCGACCGTATCGGCTGCGATTCAGAAACTGGAAGATCGGCTCGGGACACCCTTGTTCAGACGGGCCAAGACAGGCCTGAAGCCATTGCCGCTTGCGGCGCGCCTCTATCACGACGTGATCGATTCCGTGACCCATCTTGCCACGTTGGAGGCGCGCCTTCTCGATGAGCCGACGCAGACGGTAAGGATTTATTGCGCACCGGACATGTTGATGCGTCACCTCGCGCCGGACCTGAGCAGCCTGCGCCGCCGGTTCAAGAGCTTGCAATTCACCTTTACGGACGACCCGCGGGCGAGTGACCTCGCCTATGTTTCAGACGCATGCATACCTGAAACACATTCATTCATCCCATTGACCGAAGAACCTTTCAAGGTGGCTGTTGCCCGGCACCATCCGCTGGCGGCATCCCGGGAAGTTCGGATCGAAGACCTGCGCACGCAACCGCTCATCCACCGCCCCTATTGCCCGCATGCAGATCGGATGGAGCTTGCGCCTTCCATGGTCGCCTCAGTAGCGCAGGCGACAAATGACCAGCAGTTGCTCGATTTGATCGCGGCAGGCCTAGGCGTTGCCTTCGTACCCGCATCACATGGGGACGCGCGGGATGATATCGAATTGCTGACTCTGTCTGGTGCAGATGCAGGGGTACGCAGAACCGGAATATCGCATCGCAAATCTGCTTATGCGGCAGAACTTGCGACACTGCTGACAAAGACAAAGCGCCACATGGATAAGCCGTGA
- a CDS encoding ABC transporter ATP-binding protein yields MSNLIDVENLWVRFPTRTGVFDAVRGISFSLGKERLGIVGESGSGKSMTGRALLRLIRRPGIVEADRMEILGQDIMAMPEKAMRQLRGRDISMVMQDPKYSLNPVMRVGEQIVEALSIHEKVDRKVARQKALDMLEAVVIRDPERVFAAYPHELSGGMGQRVMIAMMLIANPKILIADEPTSALDVSVQIQVLEIMDKLVRGRGMGLIFISHDLRLVSNFCDRILIMYGGRIVEICEAGKLEEAKHPYTRGLLNSMPQLTLKKDRLETLDRDPAWRDQESVSGIL; encoded by the coding sequence ATGAGCAATCTGATTGATGTAGAAAACCTCTGGGTGCGCTTTCCCACCCGTACCGGTGTATTCGATGCCGTGCGCGGGATCAGCTTCTCGCTGGGCAAGGAACGGCTTGGCATCGTTGGCGAGAGCGGATCAGGCAAGTCCATGACCGGCCGCGCTCTGCTCCGCCTCATTCGACGGCCCGGTATCGTCGAGGCCGACCGCATGGAGATTCTCGGACAGGACATCATGGCCATGCCGGAAAAGGCCATGCGCCAGTTGCGGGGCCGAGACATTTCGATGGTCATGCAAGACCCGAAATACTCACTCAACCCGGTCATGCGCGTCGGCGAGCAGATTGTCGAGGCGCTCTCCATTCACGAGAAGGTCGACCGCAAGGTGGCGCGCCAGAAGGCTCTGGACATGCTCGAGGCCGTCGTCATTCGCGATCCGGAGCGAGTCTTTGCAGCCTATCCGCACGAACTCTCCGGCGGCATGGGGCAACGGGTGATGATCGCCATGATGCTCATCGCCAATCCCAAGATTCTGATCGCCGACGAGCCGACCTCTGCGTTGGACGTTTCCGTGCAGATCCAGGTTCTGGAAATCATGGACAAGCTGGTGCGTGGACGTGGCATGGGGCTGATCTTCATCAGTCATGACTTGCGGCTGGTGTCCAATTTCTGCGACCGGATTCTCATCATGTATGGCGGGCGCATTGTCGAGATCTGCGAAGCCGGCAAGCTGGAGGAGGCAAAACACCCCTACACGCGCGGCCTGCTGAACTCCATGCCGCAGCTCACCCTCAAGAAAGACCGACTGGAAACGCTCGACCGGGATCCGGCATGGCGTGATCAGGAAAGCGTGAGTGGTATCCTATGA
- a CDS encoding HipA domain-containing protein: MVTSNRNHAVASLGGARPKVNAVDSSGALWIIKLPKQGDDYAMARVEVLALRMTRDVGINAAEAYILNEDPISR; the protein is encoded by the coding sequence TTGGTAACATCAAATCGAAATCATGCGGTAGCATCACTAGGCGGGGCACGGCCAAAGGTCAATGCAGTCGACAGCTCCGGCGCACTTTGGATCATCAAGCTTCCCAAGCAAGGCGACGACTATGCAATGGCTCGTGTGGAAGTGCTCGCGCTAAGGATGACGCGCGACGTAGGCATCAATGCGGCAGAGGCCTACATTCTCAACGAAGACCCCATTTCCCGATGA
- the folP gene encoding dihydropteroate synthase: MPQTAQALKLGPISWTQSAPPLIMGIINVTPDSFSDGGRYIDRDNALSHARQLVKEGAGILDIGGESTRPGAALVGEDEELDRVIPAISAIAEADLGCAISVDTYKARVADKALEAGAHIVNDVWGLQREPDIAQAAAAHQAPVIINHWEKERHADSDILDQMKRFFDRSIAIALAAGVKDTDIILDPGIGFAKDVAENVEILARLEQLCVWGYPLLIGTSRKRFIGSLTGREDPADRVFGTVASNVVALMKGAAIFRVHDVAAHKDALAVAHAISLQQRT, translated from the coding sequence ATGCCACAGACTGCGCAAGCCCTCAAACTCGGACCGATCAGCTGGACCCAAAGCGCGCCACCCCTGATCATGGGCATCATCAACGTCACCCCGGATTCCTTTTCAGATGGTGGTCGCTATATCGATCGCGACAACGCCCTCTCCCACGCGCGACAGCTGGTCAAGGAAGGTGCCGGAATTCTCGATATCGGCGGCGAATCGACCCGCCCCGGCGCCGCGCTGGTTGGCGAGGATGAGGAGTTGGACCGTGTCATCCCGGCGATTTCCGCCATCGCGGAGGCCGATCTCGGCTGCGCCATTTCGGTTGACACCTACAAGGCTCGCGTTGCCGACAAGGCCCTTGAGGCTGGCGCCCATATCGTCAATGACGTCTGGGGCCTGCAGCGCGAACCGGACATCGCCCAAGCTGCCGCCGCCCATCAGGCACCGGTCATCATCAACCACTGGGAGAAGGAACGCCACGCCGACAGCGACATTCTCGACCAGATGAAACGCTTCTTCGATCGCTCGATTGCCATCGCCCTTGCAGCGGGCGTGAAGGATACGGACATCATCCTCGACCCAGGAATAGGCTTTGCAAAAGATGTGGCAGAAAATGTCGAAATTTTAGCCCGGCTTGAACAATTATGCGTTTGGGGTTATCCATTATTGATAGGCACATCACGAAAGAGGTTTATCGGCAGCTTGACCGGTCGGGAGGACCCTGCGGACCGGGTCTTCGGCACAGTCGCCTCCAATGTGGTTGCCTTGATGAAGGGAGCTGCCATATTTCGTGTACACGACGTCGCCGCCCACAAGGACGCACTCGCTGTGGCCCATGCCATAAGCCTGCAACAACGGACCTGA
- a CDS encoding cache domain-containing protein: MKLVPQSMSGKLYSLVAFFGICFLATLAYQMVNLRSNLVEFKNQEARSVVNTAITVTNSFVERVKSGELTLEQGQKAAKAAIRAIRYNGDSYVFVYATDGTRLVHPTKPKTEGTNRIGVTDAKGKHHVKEFIDTARSQGGGFVEYYYEAPEGGYYPKTSYVGYQPEWGWVIGSGVLLDDVNALYRKQLLTSTSLTLALLLAAIVLSFLLVKSIALPIKRLSARMYKIADNDLAGDVEGTGRTDEIGDMSRAVAVFRDNALARQQLEQQSEQDQIRERERQRRTQELITSFQSDVKHALQIVDENTSQLNKAAHSLKAIAGSTEEQSTSASAASEQATANVQTVASAAEELSASIGEINRQVSQSSIIVGKASNSARLSNEKVTSLDEAAQKIGEVVILIQAIAEQTNLLALNATIEAARAGEAGKGFAVVAAEVKELATQTSKATEEISSQISAIQNSTRETVAVIEDITNIMEEVYGYTTAIASAVDEQGAATREISSNVQEAAQGTRLATENMHGVANGATQTAQTADGVLDSADHASQSASELRKQIETFLKNVAAA, translated from the coding sequence ATGAAACTGGTCCCGCAATCCATGTCAGGGAAGCTTTACAGCCTGGTTGCTTTTTTTGGCATCTGTTTTTTGGCCACACTTGCCTATCAGATGGTGAATTTGCGCTCTAATCTGGTCGAATTCAAAAACCAAGAAGCCCGGTCTGTGGTCAACACGGCAATTACTGTGACAAATTCTTTTGTCGAACGGGTGAAGAGTGGTGAATTGACCTTGGAGCAGGGTCAGAAAGCGGCCAAAGCGGCCATTCGGGCGATCCGATACAATGGCGACAGTTATGTCTTCGTCTACGCAACGGACGGAACCCGACTTGTTCACCCCACCAAGCCGAAAACCGAAGGCACCAATCGCATAGGCGTCACAGACGCCAAGGGCAAACATCACGTCAAAGAGTTTATCGACACGGCCCGATCGCAGGGCGGCGGGTTCGTGGAGTATTATTATGAAGCGCCTGAGGGCGGGTATTATCCCAAGACGAGCTATGTCGGATACCAGCCGGAATGGGGCTGGGTAATCGGTTCCGGTGTTCTTCTTGATGACGTGAATGCCCTTTACCGTAAACAACTTTTGACAAGCACAAGCCTGACGCTCGCGCTGTTGCTTGCCGCAATCGTATTAAGCTTCCTGCTTGTTAAATCCATCGCCCTGCCGATCAAGCGCCTCAGCGCTCGGATGTACAAGATTGCCGACAATGATTTGGCCGGTGACGTTGAAGGGACAGGTCGAACCGATGAGATTGGCGACATGAGCCGTGCGGTGGCTGTCTTTCGTGATAACGCCTTGGCGCGTCAACAACTGGAACAACAATCTGAGCAGGATCAGATTCGTGAACGGGAGCGTCAGCGGCGCACACAAGAGCTGATCACAAGCTTCCAAAGCGATGTGAAGCACGCACTTCAGATCGTTGACGAGAACACGTCTCAACTGAATAAGGCTGCCCACAGCCTCAAGGCCATCGCCGGAAGTACGGAAGAGCAATCAACGTCTGCCTCAGCAGCATCCGAACAAGCGACCGCAAACGTCCAGACCGTCGCATCCGCGGCAGAAGAGCTGAGCGCTTCCATTGGCGAAATCAATCGTCAGGTCAGCCAAAGCAGTATCATTGTTGGAAAGGCCAGCAATAGCGCTCGTCTGTCCAACGAGAAGGTCACCAGCCTGGATGAAGCTGCACAGAAGATTGGTGAAGTCGTCATCCTTATTCAGGCCATTGCCGAGCAGACCAACCTTCTGGCCTTGAACGCAACGATTGAGGCCGCCCGTGCAGGCGAAGCGGGCAAGGGCTTTGCCGTTGTTGCAGCCGAGGTGAAGGAACTGGCGACACAAACGTCCAAGGCCACAGAAGAAATTTCTTCGCAGATCTCCGCTATCCAGAATTCGACACGCGAGACCGTCGCTGTGATCGAGGATATCACCAACATCATGGAAGAGGTCTACGGCTACACCACCGCGATCGCAAGTGCAGTCGATGAACAAGGTGCAGCGACCAGAGAGATTTCCTCGAACGTTCAGGAAGCCGCTCAGGGAACGCGCTTGGCGACCGAAAACATGCATGGCGTTGCCAATGGAGCAACACAGACTGCCCAAACTGCGGACGGGGTGCTTGATAGCGCTGATCATGCGTCACAAAGCGCCAGTGAATTGCGCAAGCAAATCGAGACATTTCTGAAGAATGTCGCTGCCGCCTAA
- a CDS encoding FliM/FliN family flagellar motor switch protein, with translation MANLDSISINISVVLGTTSIPIHQLLRMGRGAVIELDAHEEDDCLILANDIPVAHGQVILRGEKVGISITKVLMRSPEWRPIRGIHRIAG, from the coding sequence GTGGCTAATCTAGATTCCATTTCGATCAATATTTCTGTTGTGCTGGGTACGACATCGATTCCGATTCACCAGTTGTTGCGCATGGGCCGTGGTGCCGTCATCGAGCTGGACGCCCATGAGGAGGATGATTGCCTGATTCTGGCCAATGATATTCCCGTTGCGCACGGGCAGGTGATTCTGAGAGGGGAAAAAGTTGGCATTTCCATCACCAAGGTGTTGATGCGTAGCCCTGAGTGGCGTCCGATCCGCGGAATCCACCGGATTGCGGGCTAA
- the folK gene encoding 2-amino-4-hydroxy-6-hydroxymethyldihydropteridine diphosphokinase, translating to MMKNSLTETEVFISLGGNIGDPAITIEDTLSTLSSQKGVRVISRSPYYITPPWGNTNQAEFVNACAVLKTTLSAPDLLKTCLAVEKSMGRVRDTHWGPRIIDIDLLTYGDAVINEDNLQIPHPYMTERAFVLVPLRDLAPDFSLNGVPIDTMLERLDQSGIIRLDHHG from the coding sequence ATGATGAAGAACAGTCTGACCGAAACAGAGGTTTTCATTTCTCTGGGCGGCAACATCGGGGATCCGGCCATCACCATTGAAGATACTCTGTCCACCCTTTCCTCCCAGAAGGGTGTGCGGGTCATCTCCCGTTCGCCCTATTACATCACTCCGCCATGGGGCAACACCAATCAGGCCGAGTTTGTCAACGCCTGCGCCGTGCTGAAGACAACTCTGTCAGCTCCGGACCTTCTCAAGACCTGCCTTGCGGTCGAGAAGAGCATGGGGCGCGTGCGGGATACTCATTGGGGGCCGCGGATCATCGACATCGACCTGCTCACCTATGGGGACGCTGTCATCAATGAAGACAATTTGCAGATCCCGCACCCTTACATGACCGAGCGCGCCTTTGTGCTGGTGCCGCTGCGCGATCTCGCTCCGGATTTTTCGCTCAACGGTGTGCCCATCGACACCATGCTGGAGCGTCTCGACCAGTCTGGCATCATCCGCCTTGATCACCATGGCTAG
- a CDS encoding DUF2000 family protein, giving the protein MFDTKIAIIVRDDLATWQKLNVTAFLMSGITGANPDIIGSPYRDSENNLHIPMCVQPVIVLSAGASTLLNIRRRARERDVETVAYIEEMFATGHDDANRAVFAEHGPDELNTVGIALRADKKVADKITKGAKMHS; this is encoded by the coding sequence ATGTTCGACACCAAAATCGCCATCATTGTTCGTGATGACCTTGCCACCTGGCAGAAGCTCAATGTCACCGCATTCTTGATGAGTGGTATCACCGGTGCCAATCCTGACATCATCGGATCACCTTACAGAGACAGCGAGAACAACCTTCACATACCGATGTGTGTTCAACCCGTTATCGTTCTTTCGGCTGGTGCCAGTACCCTTCTCAACATTCGTAGGCGGGCGAGAGAAAGGGATGTGGAAACCGTAGCCTATATCGAGGAGATGTTCGCAACAGGACACGACGACGCCAATCGCGCCGTTTTCGCCGAGCATGGCCCGGACGAACTCAACACCGTTGGCATCGCCTTGAGAGCAGATAAAAAAGTCGCCGACAAGATCACCAAAGGGGCAAAGATGCACAGCTAG